In Musa acuminata AAA Group cultivar baxijiao chromosome BXJ2-8, Cavendish_Baxijiao_AAA, whole genome shotgun sequence, one genomic interval encodes:
- the LOC135619750 gene encoding peroxidase 5-like, whose protein sequence is MASASRGRHHWATCVHSRRVVEQCVCAQHGWGGRASDDYARFEVFDAATAAIEAHRPCTVSCAYIVAFAARDAAYLASGVDYSVPAGRRDGRASLEPEPLNHIPLPNVRDRFADKGLSLDDIVALSGTNSIGRSHCTSFAPRLYNFSAARPQDHGRQ, encoded by the exons ATGGCATCTGCTAGTCGTGGTCGACATCATTGGGCAACATGTGTGCATAGTCGCAGGGTTGTTGAGCAGTGTGTGTGTGCACAACATGGGTGGGGAGGCCGCGCAAGTGATGACTATGCACG CTTCGAAGTGTTCGACGCGGCGACGGCGGCCATCGAAGCCCACCGCCCGTGCACTGTCTCGTGCGCCTACATCGTCGCCTTCGCTGCCCGGGACGCGGCTTACCTGGCCAGCGGCGTCGATTACTCCGTGCCCGCCGGACGGCGCGACGGAAGAGCTTCTCTGGAACCCGAGCCTCTCAACCACATCCCCTTGCCCAACGTCAGGGATCGGTTCGCCGACAAGGGGCTGTCGCTCGATGACATTGTAGCGCTCTCTGGGACTAACTCCATCGGCCGCTCCCACTGCACCTCCTTCGCTCCTCGGCTGTACAACTTCAGCGCCGCCCGGCCGCAGGACCACGGACGTCAATAG